A stretch of the Coprobacillus cateniformis genome encodes the following:
- a CDS encoding DHH family phosphoesterase has product MDKILDIKEKYDQIVLYRHVNPDLDAFGSQLGMYWTLKKLFPQKNIVLHGNMDSDLMHLYPDFEKGEIIKGQTLGIVLDTANRERIDGDLSVCDQVIKIDHHIVVDTYGDINIEVESASSCSEIVTLLFKEACVEIPIEAANALYLGIIGDSNRFMYSSTSAKTFEAASYLLDAGINIEQLYQKLYMRRKTDLEVTKFIYNHYQEDSGVAWYYLSTEDLTWLDISREQGSNYVNTLANIEEFQVWLAVTQNDIDHNYRVSIRSRGIAVNEIANQFHGGGHMYASGATLSSLDELEVLVGKLKEKING; this is encoded by the coding sequence ATGGATAAAATATTAGATATAAAAGAAAAATATGATCAAATTGTATTATATAGACATGTGAATCCCGATTTAGATGCATTTGGGTCACAGTTAGGCATGTATTGGACATTGAAGAAATTATTTCCACAAAAAAATATTGTATTACATGGGAATATGGATAGTGATTTGATGCATTTATATCCTGATTTTGAAAAGGGGGAAATTATTAAAGGTCAAACGCTTGGTATTGTTTTGGATACAGCAAATAGAGAGCGTATTGATGGTGATTTATCTGTATGTGATCAAGTCATAAAGATAGATCATCATATTGTTGTTGATACATATGGTGATATCAATATAGAAGTAGAAAGTGCATCTTCATGCAGTGAAATTGTTACTCTATTATTTAAAGAAGCTTGTGTAGAAATACCTATTGAAGCAGCGAATGCTTTGTATTTAGGAATTATTGGAGATAGTAATCGTTTTATGTATAGTTCTACATCTGCAAAGACTTTTGAGGCAGCATCTTATTTGTTAGATGCGGGTATCAATATTGAACAGCTTTATCAAAAATTATATATGCGAAGAAAAACTGACTTAGAAGTTACAAAATTTATTTATAATCATTATCAAGAAGATAGCGGAGTGGCTTGGTATTATTTAAGTACAGAAGATCTTACATGGTTAGATATATCAAGGGAACAGGGGTCTAACTATGTGAATACTCTTGCCAATATAGAAGAATTCCAAGTGTGGTTAGCAGTTACACAAAATGATATTGATCACAACTATCGTGTGAGTATTCGCAGTCGCGGGATAGCGGTGAATGAAATCGCAAATCAATTTCATGGCGGTGGACATATGTATGCAAGTGGGGCAACCTTAAGTTCGCTAGATGAATTAGAAGTATTAGTTGGGAAATTAAAGGAGAAAATCAATGGATAA
- a CDS encoding septation ring formation regulator EzrA, which translates to MDKIMEIIEKIGTRNLIFAGIGLVVLIVFLFVYRGLRIRKYRKLIVDVENKMNAVKSLPLQYRLGRVQSISKNMPEVSELYEQYAQEFERICEYQKNELGILVNEVDEQLFYGKLRKVSKKMKQLDEMLIVYEKDSQELLEKIEKITEIENVQRIEIIRVKEMYRETIDHFESIRFKVEEFVPNLLDIFNEIDDSFVKLEGMMNNQLFEDAKEFTKDIEAKVIWVNQRLEDLPSYIAVVRQYMPKKVAHIQGLIQIMTEEKFSLNQLDAYNRLNMIQTTLEESIGHIKKLELDNIGEVLQNLSDAIDSLIQDLEGEKRSFDEFKEKWDASYTLITEIYDQYKQVMIDYNRMRSLYVIDDLDIVIDEKFQEFDALLRESYDLEAEMVKGNFSYSQMIVKVETMKDNAAVHQSYLNDFFVLRDHLYLQEQRAVDELENINIVLLEIKSEIKNKHLPMINESYKDYIQDSYDKAAQIQAYRQNRPVELSELSKRVDGARDVIYKLYDNVHNLIVTAEMVEEAIVFGNRYRSTFLEVNTELTKAEVLFRNGEYTKALSTAVDIIEKIQPGSYEELIKKSSEKSV; encoded by the coding sequence ATGGATAAGATTATGGAGATTATTGAAAAAATTGGAACAAGAAATCTTATTTTCGCTGGTATTGGTCTTGTCGTTCTGATTGTTTTCTTATTTGTGTATAGAGGATTGCGTATAAGAAAATATAGAAAATTAATTGTTGATGTAGAAAATAAAATGAATGCTGTGAAATCATTGCCTTTGCAGTATCGTTTAGGAAGAGTACAAAGTATTTCAAAAAATATGCCAGAAGTTTCAGAACTTTATGAACAATATGCTCAAGAGTTTGAAAGAATTTGTGAGTATCAAAAAAATGAACTTGGAATATTAGTGAATGAAGTAGATGAACAGCTTTTTTATGGTAAATTGCGTAAAGTTTCAAAGAAAATGAAACAATTAGATGAAATGCTTATTGTTTATGAAAAAGATTCTCAAGAATTATTAGAGAAAATTGAAAAGATTACTGAAATTGAAAATGTTCAAAGAATAGAAATTATTCGTGTAAAAGAAATGTATCGGGAAACAATTGATCATTTTGAATCTATACGTTTTAAAGTTGAAGAGTTTGTTCCAAATCTTTTAGATATATTTAATGAAATTGATGATTCATTTGTAAAACTTGAAGGAATGATGAATAATCAGTTATTTGAAGATGCCAAAGAATTTACTAAAGATATTGAAGCAAAGGTGATTTGGGTGAATCAGCGTTTAGAAGATTTGCCAAGTTACATTGCAGTTGTTCGCCAATATATGCCTAAGAAGGTCGCTCATATTCAGGGATTAATTCAAATAATGACTGAAGAAAAATTTTCTTTAAATCAATTAGATGCGTATAATCGTTTAAATATGATTCAAACGACTTTAGAAGAATCTATAGGTCATATTAAAAAATTAGAATTAGATAATATTGGTGAGGTTTTACAGAATTTATCTGATGCGATCGATTCATTAATTCAAGATTTAGAAGGTGAAAAGCGTTCTTTTGATGAATTTAAAGAAAAATGGGATGCAAGTTATACATTGATTACGGAAATTTATGATCAATATAAACAAGTGATGATTGATTATAATCGTATGAGAAGTCTGTATGTTATAGATGATTTGGATATTGTTATTGATGAAAAGTTTCAAGAGTTTGATGCTCTTTTAAGAGAGTCTTATGATTTAGAAGCGGAAATGGTTAAAGGAAATTTCTCTTATTCTCAAATGATAGTTAAGGTTGAAACTATGAAAGATAATGCAGCTGTTCATCAAAGTTATTTAAATGATTTCTTTGTACTAAGAGATCATCTCTATTTACAAGAACAACGTGCAGTTGATGAACTTGAAAATATTAATATAGTTTTATTGGAAATTAAATCTGAAATTAAAAACAAGCATTTACCTATGATTAATGAATCTTACAAAGATTATATTCAGGATTCTTATGATAAGGCTGCACAAATTCAAGCTTATCGCCAAAATAGACCTGTAGAATTATCTGAATTATCAAAACGCGTTGATGGTGCGAGAGATGTTATTTATAAATTGTATGATAATGTACATAACTTAATTGTGACTGCAGAAATGGTTGAAGAAGCTATTGTTTTTGGGAATCGTTATCGTTCAACTTTCTTAGAAGTCAATACTGAATTAACAAAGGCAGAAGTTTTGTTTAGAAATGGTGAATATACTAAAGCTTTATCAACAGCTGTTGATATTATTGAGAAGATTCAGCCTGGTTCTTATGAAGAATTGATAAAAAAATCATCTGAAAAGTCCGTTTAA
- a CDS encoding CvpA family protein, which produces MDKIFEKFFGRVVEGNRGEFFQSKTPKKNGTIKALVITLIFFLVAEYFTLLPINLRSPDFVFFFSFCLIIFIGLRSLFNASFDKINKYILGVAVIFIAYVFIGQLISSPIFHASRYQEQLNVDKNADFYKDNEKVNYQSIPVVDKDSAQRLGDRKMGEIVDYVSQFEVDDEYGQINFNDKPFRVTTISYSDLIKWFTNHGEGLPAYIRVDMVTQESEVVRLEEGMKYSHSDLFFRNINRHIRLHYPTMMFEEPSFEIDDDGKPYWIAPVYNYKIGLFGGKDITGAIMVNAIDGSSQYYDIKDVPTWVDRVYPSDLLLSQLENWGKYTNGYFNTIFSQKGVLKPTDGYNYIALDDDVYLYTGLTSVSSDASNVGFALINMRTKESKYYAISGAEEFSAMSSAEGKVQNLKYTATFPILINAGGQPTYFMSLKDGAGLVKQYAFVSVENYQIVAVGDSVAEAEKQYYKLLSDNGKVKVDFEAKTVTAKIERIQSAVVNGNSHYYFRLEGLNKNFIAPISLNDGLPLLKAGDTVTIEYVEDESNSETVSSIKIN; this is translated from the coding sequence ATGGATAAAATTTTTGAAAAGTTTTTTGGAAGAGTTGTAGAAGGCAATAGAGGTGAGTTCTTCCAGTCAAAAACACCGAAGAAAAATGGGACAATCAAAGCACTGGTTATTACACTTATCTTCTTTTTGGTTGCAGAGTATTTTACACTCTTGCCTATTAATCTAAGATCACCAGACTTCGTCTTTTTCTTTAGTTTTTGTTTGATTATATTTATTGGACTAAGAAGTTTGTTTAATGCTTCTTTTGATAAAATCAATAAATATATCTTAGGAGTTGCAGTTATTTTTATTGCTTATGTATTTATTGGACAGTTAATAAGTTCACCTATTTTTCATGCTTCTCGTTATCAAGAACAATTGAATGTTGATAAAAATGCAGATTTTTATAAAGATAATGAAAAGGTGAACTATCAATCTATACCAGTTGTAGATAAGGATAGTGCACAAAGATTAGGTGATCGTAAAATGGGAGAAATCGTAGATTATGTATCACAGTTTGAAGTAGATGATGAGTATGGACAAATCAACTTTAATGACAAGCCATTTAGAGTGACAACAATCTCATATAGTGATTTGATTAAATGGTTTACAAACCATGGAGAAGGATTGCCAGCATATATTCGTGTTGATATGGTTACACAAGAATCAGAAGTTGTTCGATTAGAAGAAGGAATGAAATATTCACATTCAGATTTATTTTTTAGAAATATTAACAGACATATTCGATTACATTATCCAACAATGATGTTTGAAGAACCATCGTTTGAAATTGATGATGATGGAAAACCATATTGGATTGCACCAGTATATAATTATAAAATTGGATTATTTGGAGGTAAGGATATTACTGGAGCTATTATGGTTAATGCGATTGATGGCAGCAGTCAGTATTATGATATTAAAGATGTTCCGACGTGGGTGGATAGAGTTTATCCTTCTGATTTATTATTAAGCCAATTAGAGAATTGGGGGAAATATACAAATGGATATTTTAATACAATTTTCTCACAAAAGGGTGTTTTAAAACCAACGGATGGTTATAACTATATTGCTTTAGATGATGATGTTTATTTATACACAGGTTTAACTTCTGTATCAAGTGATGCCTCTAATGTTGGTTTTGCTTTGATTAATATGCGTACAAAAGAATCAAAGTATTATGCAATTAGTGGAGCAGAAGAGTTTTCGGCTATGTCTTCAGCTGAAGGGAAAGTACAGAATTTAAAATATACAGCAACTTTCCCAATTCTCATTAATGCTGGAGGACAGCCAACATATTTTATGTCACTAAAAGATGGTGCTGGACTTGTAAAACAATATGCTTTTGTAAGTGTAGAAAACTATCAAATTGTAGCTGTAGGAGACAGTGTGGCAGAGGCAGAAAAACAATATTACAAATTGTTGAGTGATAATGGAAAAGTCAAAGTGGATTTTGAAGCAAAAACAGTCACTGCAAAGATTGAGCGTATTCAGTCAGCTGTTGTTAATGGGAATTCTCATTATTATTTCCGTTTAGAAGGATTGAATAAAAATTTTATAGCTCCAATTTCATTAAATGATGGGTTACCATTGTTAAAAGCTGGTGATACAGTTACAATTGAATATGTAGAAGATGAATCAAATAGTGAAACGGTTTCATCTATAAAAATTAATTAG
- a CDS encoding cysteine desulfurase family protein — MIYLDYVSTTPLDKEVNQMYQSLLNDYFANADSLYSLGLQTSSLMEKSRSLIADMLDVKPTEIFFTSGASESNNIAIKGCAFQYQNRGKHIITSAIEHSSVYNACIQLRDVFGFQVDFISVDQNGRLNLDELSHKIRDDTILVSLMYVNNEVGIINPIHEVREIISQKNKKTKFHVDMVQALGKIPIDLSVVDMASFSAHKIYGLKGSGVLFKKESTSLIPLICGGQQESGLRGGTSNTATHIMFAKTLRLALENQDNKYQYVKSLNRYVRNAFIQEPDIVINTPMEESSPYILNFSCVGYKPEVILHALEAHECYVSTKSTCSSRKNDVSRTLGAMGVPIEIAQSAIRISFSHHTKQEEIDEFLYHLSSTLKTIKKQR; from the coding sequence ATGATTTATTTAGATTATGTATCAACAACACCATTGGATAAAGAGGTTAATCAAATGTATCAATCGTTATTAAATGATTATTTTGCAAATGCTGATTCATTATATTCACTGGGGTTACAAACAAGTTCATTGATGGAAAAGTCACGAAGTTTGATTGCTGATATGTTAGATGTTAAACCAACAGAGATTTTTTTTACGAGTGGAGCAAGTGAATCTAACAATATTGCGATTAAAGGGTGTGCTTTTCAATATCAAAATAGAGGGAAACATATTATTACTAGTGCAATTGAACATTCAAGTGTATACAATGCTTGTATTCAGTTAAGAGATGTTTTTGGATTTCAGGTAGATTTTATTTCTGTGGATCAAAATGGACGGTTAAATTTAGATGAGTTAAGTCATAAAATTCGTGATGATACAATTTTAGTATCGTTAATGTATGTCAATAATGAAGTTGGTATTATCAATCCTATTCATGAAGTTAGAGAAATCATATCTCAAAAAAATAAGAAAACAAAGTTTCATGTTGATATGGTTCAGGCATTAGGTAAAATACCTATTGATTTATCTGTTGTGGATATGGCAAGTTTTTCGGCCCATAAAATTTATGGATTAAAAGGAAGCGGTGTTCTTTTCAAGAAAGAGTCAACTTCTTTAATTCCATTGATTTGTGGTGGACAGCAAGAATCAGGGCTACGTGGTGGAACATCAAATACAGCTACACATATTATGTTTGCAAAAACATTGCGTTTAGCACTGGAAAATCAAGACAATAAATATCAATATGTTAAATCATTAAATAGATATGTAAGAAATGCATTTATACAAGAGCCTGATATTGTGATAAACACACCAATGGAAGAAAGTTCTCCATATATTTTGAATTTTTCATGTGTTGGATATAAGCCTGAAGTGATTCTCCATGCATTAGAGGCACATGAGTGTTATGTTTCTACAAAAAGTACATGTTCTTCACGTAAGAATGATGTTTCAAGAACGTTAGGGGCTATGGGTGTTCCTATTGAAATTGCTCAAAGTGCTATACGTATAAGTTTTTCACACCATACAAAGCAAGAAGAAATTGATGAATTTTTATATCATCTTTCTTCAACGTTAAAGACAATTAAGAAGCAGAGGTAA
- a CDS encoding alpha/beta-type small acid-soluble spore protein, with product MNTNSSKNKLVVPGAQNAIDQMKYEIANEFGVNLGPDATSRANGSVGGEITKRLVQMGQNQIAGRQQ from the coding sequence ATGAATACAAACTCAAGCAAAAATAAATTAGTAGTTCCTGGTGCTCAAAATGCAATCGATCAAATGAAATACGAAATCGCAAATGAATTTGGTGTTAACCTTGGACCTGATGCAACTTCTCGTGCTAACGGATCTGTTGGTGGTGAAATCACTAAGAGATTAGTTCAAATGGGACAAAATCAAATCGCTGGTAGACAACAATAA
- the rpsD gene encoding 30S ribosomal protein S4, whose amino-acid sequence MARYTGPQWKKSRRLGFSTLETGKELSKRPYAPGQHGQKRKKPTEYGLQLAEKQKVRHMYGVNEKQFRNTFFRASKMDGITGYNFFCLLETRLDNVVYRLGFATTRRQARQLVNHGHILLNGVKTDIASCQVKVGDVVAVKEKSKSLEIIKTSLASQNHVPGFVEVDADKMEGKFIRLPERSELNQEINESLIVEYYNRLG is encoded by the coding sequence ATGGCACGTTATACAGGACCACAATGGAAAAAATCTAGACGTTTAGGATTTTCTACATTAGAAACTGGAAAAGAATTATCAAAAAGACCATATGCTCCAGGGCAACATGGACAAAAAAGAAAGAAACCTACAGAATATGGTTTACAATTAGCTGAAAAGCAAAAAGTAAGACATATGTATGGAGTGAATGAAAAACAATTCCGTAATACTTTCTTTAGAGCAAGTAAAATGGATGGAATTACTGGTTATAACTTCTTCTGTTTACTTGAAACAAGATTAGACAATGTTGTTTACAGATTAGGTTTTGCAACAACAAGAAGACAAGCAAGACAATTGGTAAACCATGGTCATATTTTATTAAATGGTGTAAAAACAGATATTGCATCTTGTCAAGTTAAAGTTGGAGATGTTGTTGCAGTTAAAGAAAAATCTAAATCTTTAGAAATCATTAAAACAAGTTTAGCTTCTCAAAACCATGTACCTGGATTTGTTGAAGTTGATGCTGATAAAATGGAAGGTAAATTCATTAGATTACCTGAAAGATCTGAATTAAATCAAGAAATTAACGAATCATTAATCGTTGAATACTATAACAGACTTGGTTAA
- a CDS encoding acetate/propionate family kinase yields MTKVMAVNAGSSSLKFQLFNMPSEDVITSGIVERIGMEDAIFTIKYNGEKKTDTCSIPDHQVAVDMLLKALVEEGVVQELSEINAVGHRIVHGGEYFNDSAVVDEDVVSKVEELCELAPLHNPAHLVGYRAFKDALPGVKHVFTFDTAFHQTLDKERYLYALPLEYYTDLKVRKYGAHGTSHKYVSEQVIEMLGKPKGSRVIVCHLGNGASISAVLDGKCIDTSMGFTPLAGVMMGTRCGDVDPSIMPYLCKKLNKTPDEVLDIYNKKSGMLGIFGISSDSRDIENALFKEGDERALLTGLLYARIVSKYIGAYYAELGGCDAIAFTAGVGENAAYLRRIIIDDVSKAFGVFLDEELNAIRGPENRVISHQYSQIKVMVIPTNEEVMIARDTVRLLGL; encoded by the coding sequence ATGACAAAAGTTATGGCGGTTAACGCTGGAAGTTCATCTTTAAAATTTCAATTATTTAATATGCCAAGTGAGGATGTTATTACTTCAGGAATTGTTGAAAGAATTGGAATGGAGGATGCAATTTTTACGATTAAATATAATGGAGAGAAAAAAACAGATACTTGTTCTATTCCAGATCATCAGGTTGCTGTAGATATGTTATTGAAGGCACTTGTTGAAGAAGGTGTTGTTCAGGAACTGAGTGAAATTAATGCGGTTGGACATCGTATTGTTCATGGCGGAGAATATTTTAATGATAGTGCAGTTGTTGATGAGGATGTTGTAAGCAAAGTGGAGGAACTTTGTGAATTGGCACCTTTACATAATCCAGCACATTTGGTTGGATATCGTGCTTTTAAAGATGCATTGCCTGGAGTGAAACATGTTTTCACATTTGATACAGCTTTTCATCAAACGTTGGATAAAGAAAGATATTTATATGCTTTGCCATTAGAATATTATACTGATTTAAAAGTGAGAAAATATGGAGCTCATGGAACAAGTCATAAATATGTTTCAGAACAAGTCATTGAAATGCTTGGGAAACCAAAAGGTTCTAGAGTTATTGTTTGTCATTTGGGAAATGGTGCTAGTATTTCTGCGGTTTTGGATGGGAAGTGTATTGATACATCTATGGGATTTACACCACTTGCAGGTGTGATGATGGGAACACGTTGTGGTGATGTTGATCCATCAATTATGCCTTACCTATGTAAGAAACTCAATAAGACACCTGATGAAGTTTTGGATATCTATAATAAGAAATCTGGTATGTTGGGAATCTTTGGTATATCTTCAGATTCTAGAGATATTGAAAACGCACTGTTTAAAGAAGGAGACGAGCGTGCTTTATTAACTGGATTGTTATATGCACGAATTGTTTCTAAATATATTGGCGCTTATTATGCTGAATTGGGTGGCTGTGATGCAATTGCTTTTACAGCTGGTGTTGGTGAAAATGCCGCCTATTTAAGACGTATTATTATTGATGATGTATCTAAAGCATTTGGTGTTTTCTTGGATGAGGAATTGAATGCTATTAGAGGACCTGAGAATAGAGTGATTTCTCATCAGTATTCACAAATCAAAGTTATGGTTATTCCAACAAATGAAGAAGTGATGATTGCGAGAGATACAGTAAGGTTACTTGGTTTATAA
- the thiI gene encoding tRNA uracil 4-sulfurtransferase ThiI — MECNHILVRFGELTTKGKNRKLFIRKLCQNTKEILNSFQNLKYELSFDRMYILLNGEDAKAVCRQLKTVFGIHSFSLCYQVKSDLESIKEACLHVIENNPGNTFKIDTKRNDKEFPMQSHDINTAIAGHVFHHTSKELKVDVHHPDILVKVELRKEFTYVMDNVILGAGGYPVGIGGKALLMLSGGIDSPVAGYLTLKRGVDIECIHYASPPYTSDLAREKVLDLVDVLRHYTHGKITVHIVPFTELQLAVYEHCEESYAMTVMRRMMYRIAQGVAQKNNCLAIVNGESIGQVASQTLESMSVINEVISMPVLRPVACMDKLEIIDLANKIGTYDISIRPHEDCCTIFTPKQPATKPKSYKAKAFEENWDFDKMVQDCIEQTTFIVINNDYKNVENLF, encoded by the coding sequence ATGGAATGTAATCATATTTTAGTCCGTTTTGGAGAACTGACTACAAAAGGAAAAAATCGTAAATTGTTTATTCGTAAATTATGTCAAAATACAAAAGAAATCTTAAATTCATTTCAAAATTTAAAATATGAATTATCTTTTGATCGTATGTATATACTATTAAATGGAGAGGATGCAAAGGCTGTTTGTCGTCAATTAAAAACAGTCTTTGGAATTCATTCTTTTTCGTTGTGTTATCAAGTAAAAAGTGATTTAGAAAGTATAAAAGAAGCATGCCTGCATGTTATTGAAAATAATCCTGGAAATACTTTTAAAATTGATACAAAAAGAAATGATAAAGAATTTCCTATGCAGTCACATGATATTAATACAGCAATTGCTGGACATGTATTTCATCATACATCAAAAGAATTAAAGGTCGATGTTCATCATCCGGATATTCTTGTAAAAGTAGAATTGAGAAAAGAATTCACTTATGTAATGGATAATGTGATTTTGGGTGCAGGTGGATATCCAGTTGGAATTGGTGGTAAAGCTTTATTGATGTTATCTGGAGGAATAGACTCACCTGTAGCAGGTTATTTAACTCTAAAACGTGGTGTTGATATAGAATGTATACATTATGCATCACCACCATATACAAGTGATTTAGCTAGAGAAAAAGTTTTAGATTTGGTTGATGTTTTGAGACATTATACACATGGAAAGATTACTGTACATATTGTCCCATTCACAGAATTGCAATTGGCTGTTTATGAACATTGTGAAGAAAGTTATGCAATGACAGTTATGCGTAGAATGATGTATCGTATTGCTCAGGGAGTTGCTCAAAAAAATAATTGCTTAGCAATTGTAAATGGTGAAAGTATCGGACAAGTTGCTTCGCAAACTTTAGAAAGTATGTCTGTTATTAATGAAGTGATTTCTATGCCAGTACTGCGTCCTGTTGCATGTATGGATAAATTAGAGATCATTGATTTAGCAAATAAAATTGGAACATATGATATTTCGATTCGACCACATGAAGATTGCTGTACAATTTTCACACCTAAACAACCTGCCACAAAGCCAAAAAGTTATAAGGCAAAAGCTTTTGAAGAAAACTGGGACTTTGATAAAATGGTTCAGGACTGTATTGAACAAACAACTTTTATTGTCATAAATAACGATTATAAAAATGTTGAAAATTTATTTTAA